The following are encoded together in the Parambassis ranga chromosome 20, fParRan2.1, whole genome shotgun sequence genome:
- the pks1 gene encoding highly reducing polyketide synthase 40 produces MESSEDDIAVVGIGCHFPGGEGLDSFWKVLLEGKNCVVDIPADRFDTSLWYDADDSKPGKTQTAKAALIEGFNEFDHKFFGITEAEADFMDPQQKLLLQCTYRALEDGGMAMESISGSRTGVYIGLMNRDYEMLRNNSPTTITHYNGTGTAMSVAANRISFAFNLTGPSFTIDSACSSSLVALHVACQAIKQGDCEMALCGGVNCIIEPRVFVALSKAKMISPEGTSKPFSSRADGYGRGEGCGVILLKPLKNATKDFNKIWGIISKTAVNQDGHSVSPITKPSMTQQEDLLRRIYSQSDLANIQYIEAHGTGTQVGDPTEAGSLSNIIAKARPPGSEMLWIGSVKGNIGHTESAAGVAGLIKVLLMMKHETIVPSVFYSKEGANMNIKGLNLNIPTRAERWSRSGSQGRIAGINSFGFGGTNAHVILREYNPTTAPMQIPKGGPNLFVISASSENSLLLSITDSHQRICSDQTVDLQALSYTSACRRTHNKHKYRKAFQTSSLSDLKQQLTSAQKVESVRSGLQVIFVFCGNGVAYRGMCRQLMREFPVFREKVREIESLFQSYNTISISKHLNGECDNDDFSKPNVVQPLLFVIQVGVTTLLKHWGVRPDVVLGHSVGEVAAAHCAGLLSLKDAVKVLYYRSTLQSKVTGGKMLVVSNVPAKNVLKTLPDFSGRICVAAFNSPQSCTLSGDAEAIQILHDRLKIIFADTNLFLHVLDVPAAYHSHMMDPVLEDIEKHIQLLDANKMECKLFSTVTGESCSDGDFSTGTYWAKNIRDPVLFEQALHAAIKHKQSSKDVVFVEIGPRRVLQRNICETLGKDTVVLSCAHPEKDSDTILSTVAKLFELGVNVDWTQLYLGHEAFPTDFPVYQFDNSKKDQNFEALRKGEEPSACSPHALISQIKQGGKTFLCNLSLDSAPYLWEHKNNSISIIPGAFYVELAYASVTASLRPKKPVSQLHLSVSFESMLTLNSNCKQLKVTVEHADKRGSFIIQSSVATHASGTYTCTESQLLLEESTICLDVISQRCKLVMTRGEVYSILSQAGFEYGPIFKQLRYVYFGKEYKEALTTIQVPHELVKYLHDYHIHPLLLDYFLQLTAVVTMGQLTARQGFPSGISTVAVSGPLQEEMVMYLRATQETADFLDVCGCFSTTEGKILVELKGVRITFLGSCSDVSQSLFFHNEIVTVAEDMDMQNCKIKAIVFEDDLSIAKRLRWYLHPASVVVRSKEDVQSLVLHSLKTIVDLESVLFIVGENVTHLSCEKMLNCLARYCEMFRQIVLAVKKSNHPCTIHAITYRSTESTVDRVSPGFVLSGMTRACAAEMACLSFQLIDLASVTFEDIQTLAHVIKSCKQQEVRVSKGEVSVTRITRTPAEDRSLYEGYVDSVHPKDFVLQTADPYRMTHLAAIPANGNPIQEKSVEVEVTNVCVHSSDYFPVSTSHVNFGRTFYWNNHSAQSHSILALDFSGIVTAVGKDVNNLRVGDHIASCYPVAATTKIVIPEAACYSTNRLPFLKETPCVSFFILAWEILQRTLSKVKEQHRKLAIISSNSASALVKVLALTASRSGWNVSSVPHFRVESSHLDQSHVFVFLPPYNHSWKKMYETAGHEKHVIFVYSSQPTISVSALQSKHIHVHNLDVANVLQRAKLYAQNGDILKWLTSLGFDRASLPLRRELYQFKEPQSNTDSESYFTTNTVQQVILEHEEYDCPVSKIPLRERPEQLFKQSCVYIVTGGLSGLGLETVKFIVHNGGGCVATLSRRTPSEKIQCEMDLLHKSNGVAVINVQCDVSAPTQVVDAISKIRQRFPSCPVKGVFHSAAVLHDALVESLDESLFRKVLQPKVSGALNLHYATLNDKLDFFVCYSSISSFLGNASQCNYAAANSFLDTFCHYRRNLGLAAQSINWGPLNLGLLQNKDHFQKFLEAKGMVTMDVREVHEALKKCLLMNRPQQVICKFNFQNLNVHVLSQNASLRERLSTLVKMEVKDEMNNDPGLQCLTSTHECVRTIVSDIINVCADELGDESTLYALGIDSMLAMTLQNKIFQETGVNVPLVIILDPNTTVASLITGVLNSG; encoded by the exons ATGGAGAGCTCAGAGGATGACATTGCTGTTGTTGGGATTGGATGTCATTTCCCTGGAG gtGAGGGTTTGGACAGTTTCTGGAAGGTTCTGCTGGAGGGAAAGAACTGTGTGGTAGACATTCCAGCAGATAGGTTTGACACCAGTTTGTGGTATGACGCTGATGACAGCAAACCTGGAAAGACACAGACAGCCAAAGCAGCTCTTATAGAAGG GTTCAATGAGTTTGATCACAAGTTTTTTGGTATCACTGAAGCTGAGGCTGACTTCATGGACCCTCAGCAGAAGCTGCTCCTGCAGTGTACATATAGAGCTTTAGAGGATGGAGGAATGGCCATGGAAAGCATCAGCGGAAGCAGAACTGGCGTTTACATTG gtcttatGAACAGAGACTACGAGATGCTCAGAAATAACAGTCCTACCACGATAACCCACTACAATGGCACGGGGACGGCCATGAGTGTTGCTGCTAACAGAATATCCTTCGCCTTCAACCTCACTGGCCCCTCTTTTACCATTGACAGTGCCTGTTCCTCATCTTTGGTGGCTCTTCATGTAGCCTGCCAGGCTATAAAGCAAG GAGACTGTGAGATGGCGCTATGTGGCGGGGTTAACTGTATAATAGAGCCACGCGTTTTTGTTGCTCTCAGCAAGGCAAAGATGATTTCACCTGAGGGAACCAGCAAACCTTTCTCCAGCAGAGCAGATGGCTATGGCCGAGGAGAGGGCTGTGGTGTCATACTTCTGAAACCTCTGAAAAAT GCCACAAAAGACTTCAACAAAATATGGGGTATCATCAGCAAAACAGCGGTCAACCAGGATGGACACTCTGTCTCACCGATAACCAAACCCTCCATGACACAACAAGAAGACCTCCTGCGAAGGATTTACTCTCAGTCTGATCTCGCAAACATCCAGTACATAGAGGCACACGGGACTGGAACCCAAGTTGGAGATCCAACAGAGGCGGGAAGCTTGTCGAACATCATTGCCAAAGCCAGACCTCCTGGTTCTGAGATGTTGTGGATTGGATCTGTAAAGGGGAACATCGGACACACAGAGTCTGCAGCAGGAGTCGCTGGACTCATCAAGGTTCTCCTAATGATGAAGCATGAGACCATTGTTCCATCAGTTTTTTACTCCAAAGAAGGTGCCAACATGAACATAAAGGGTCTGAATCTAAATATTCCAACTAGGGCAGAAAGATGGAGCAGAAGTGGGTCACAAGGAAGGATAGCTGGCATAAACAGCTTTGGGTTTGGGGGCACAAATGCACATGTTATTCTAAGAGAATATAATCCTACCACGGCTCCAATGCAGATACCTAAAGGAGGTCCAAATCTTTTTGTAATATCTGCATCCTCTGAGAACTCACTGCTCCTGTCCATTACTGACTCCCACCAAAGAATTTGCAGTGACCAGACAGTTGACTTGCAGGCACTCTCATACACCTCAGCATGTAGAAGgactcacaacaaacacaaatacaggaaGGCCTTCCAAACATCTTCACTCTCAGATTtaaaacagcagctgacatCTGCACAAAAGGTTGAATCAGTAAGGTCCGGTCTCCAGGtgatctttgtgttttgtggaaATGGGGTTGCCTACAGGGGGATGTGCAGGCAGCTAATGAGGGAGTTTCCTGTGTTCAGAGAAAAGGTCAGAGAAATAGAGAGTCTCTTCCAGAGCTATAACACCATCAGCATCAGTAAACATCTGAATGGTGAGTGTGATAATGATGATTTCAGCAAACCAAATGTTGTCCAGCCTCTTCTTTTTGTGATTCAGGTTGGCGTCACCACCCTCCTGAAGCACTGGGGTGTCAGACCTGATGTTGTGCTTGGTCACTCTGTTGGCGAGGTTGCTGCCGCTCACTGTGCAGGCCTCTTGTCTCTTAAAGATGCTGTGAAAGTGTTGTACTACCGCAGTACACTCCAGAGTAAGGTCACAGGGGGGAAGATGCTTGTAGTCAGCAATGTCCCGGCAAAAAATGTGTTGAAGACTCTTCCAGATTTCTCTGGGAGAATCTGTGTGGCTGCTTTCAACAGCCCTCAGTCCTGCACTCTGTCAGGAGATGCAGAGGCAATACAAATCCTCCACGACAGGCTGAAAATCATATTTGCAGATACAAATCTCTTCCTCCATGTTTTAGATGTCCCAGCAGCATACCACAGCCATATGATGGAtccagttctggaggacattgAAAAACACATACAGCTGCTGGATGCCAACAAAATGGAGTGCAAGCTTTTCTCAACAGTGACAGGGGAAAGTTGTTCAGATGGTGATTTCAGCACTGGCACATACTGGGCAAAGAACATTAGAGACCCTGTTTTATTTGAACAAGCATTACATGCTGCCATAAAACACAAGCAGTCAAGCAAAGATGTGGTCTTTGTGGAGATTGGACCTCGTCGAGTTCTCCAGAGGAATATCTGTGAGACTCTGGGGAAAGATACTGTAGTTCTTTCCTGTGCTCATCCAGAGAAGGACTCTGACACCATCCTATCGACTGTGGCAAAACTTTTTGAACTTGGGGTTAATGTTGACTGGACCCAGCTGTACTTGGGTCATGAGGCGTTCCCCACAGATTTTCCAGTCTATCAGTTTGATAATTCAAAGAAGGATCAGAACTTTGAAGCTCTGAGAAAAGGTGAGGAGCCATCTGCTTGTTCTCCACATGCACTCATATCTCAAATAAAGCAGGGAGGCAAAACATTCCTGTGTAACCTCTCACTGGATTCTGCACCATATCTGTGGGagcataaaaacaacagcatttCCATTATCCCAGGTGCTTTTTATGTTGAGCTAGCATATGCCTCTGTCACGGCAAGCCTGAGGCCAAAGAAACCTGTTTCTCAGCTCCATCTCAGTGTTAGTTTTGAGAGTATGTTAACACTCAACTCAAATTGTAAACAATTAAAGGTGACAGTGGAGCATGCAGACAAGAGGGGCTCATTCATAATACAGTCTTCTGTTGCAACACATGCCTCTGGCACATACACTTGCACAGAGAGTCAGCTGCTGTTAGAGGAATCAACCATTTGCCTTGATGTGATCTCCCAGAGGTGCAAACTGGTGATGACAAGAGGCGAGGTTTACTCAATTCTCTCCCAAGCAGGATTTGAGTATGGCCCTATATTCAAGCAGCTCCGTTATGTGTATTTTGGGAAGGAATACAAGGAAGCTTTGACAACAATACAAGTCCCCCATGAGCTTGTGAAATATCTTCATGACTATCACATTCACCCTCTGCTCCTGGACTATTTTCTGCAACTGACTGCGGTGGTGACAATGGGGCAGCTCACAGCCAGGCAGGGATTCCCCTCAGGTATCAGTACTGTAGCTGTATCAGGACCGCTGCAGGAGGAAATGGTCATGTACCTGCGAGCAACTCAAGAGACGGCAGACTTCCTTGATGTATGTGGTTGCTTTTCCACTACAGAGGGGAAGATCTTAGTGGAACTAAAGGGGGTGAGAATTACATTTTTGGGCAGCTGCTCAGATGTTTCTCAGTCATTGTTCTTCCACAATGAAATCGTTACAGTTGCTGAAGATATGGACATGCAAAATTGTAAAATAAAAGCAATTGTTTTTGAAGATGACCTCAGCATCGCTAAAAGACTTAGGTGGTACTTGCACCCAGCGTCAGTTGTAGTCAGGAGCAAAGAGGATGTTCAAAGTTTAGTGCTGCACTCACTTAAAACCATTGTGGATTTGGAGAGTGTTCTCTTCATTGTAGGTGAGAATGTGACCCATCTGTCATGTGAGAAGATGCTGAACTGCTTGGCGAGATACTGCGAGATGTTTCGGCAGATTGTTTTAGCCGTGAAAAAGAGCAATCACCCCTGCACCATCCATGCCATAACTTACAGATCAACAGAATCAACCGTGGACCGCGTCAGTCCTGGTTTTGTGCTTTCTGGTATGACAAGGGCTTGCGCGGCAGAGATGGCATGTCTGTCTTTTCAGCTGATTGACCTTGCTTCTGTGACCTTTGAAGACATTCAAACACTGGCTCATGTGATTAAGAGCTGTAAACAACAAGAGGTCAGGGTCAGTAAAGGGGAAGTGTCAGTGACAAGAATCACTCGGACACCAGCGGAGGATAGAAGTTTGTATGAAGGTTATGTGGACTCTGTGCATCCTAAAGACTTTGTCCTTCAGACAGCTGATCCATACAGAATGACTCACCTGGCTGCCATTCCTGCTAATGGAAACCCTATCCAAGAGAAGTCGGTTGAAGTGGAGGTAACCAATGTGTGCGTGCATTCATCTGATTACTTTCCTGTGAGCACTTCACATGTGAACTTTGGAAGGACTTTCTATTGGAACAACCACTCCGCTCAGAGTCACAGTATACTGGCTTTAGACTTCAGTGGCATCGTCACAGCTGTTGGAAAAGATGTTAATAACCTGAGAGTAGGAGACCATATTGCCTCATGTTATCCAGTTGCCGCCACTACAAAGATTGTAATTCCTGAAGCAGCATGCTACAGCACAAACAGACTTCCATTTCTAAAAGAGACTCCATGTGTGTCTTTCTTCATACTGGCATGGGAGATCCTGCAGAGAACATTGTCTAAAGTCAAAGAACAGCACAGAAAACTGGCTATTATCTCCTCAAACTCTGCCTCTGCTCTGGTGAAAGTTTTGGCTCTCACAGCAAGCAGATCAGGCTGGAACGTCTCCTCTGTGCCCCACTTCAGGGTGGAGTCTTCACATTTGGATCAgagtcatgtgtttgtttttctgccacCATATAATCACTCttggaaaaaaatgtatgaaacTGCTGGCCACGAGAAACACGTCATTTTTGTGTATAGCAGTCAGCCGACGATCTCAGTCTCTGCACTGCAGAGTAAACACATTCACGTACATAACCTTGATGTGGCCAATGTACTCCAGAGAGCAAAGCTATATGCACAGAATGGGGATATTCTCAAGTGGCTAACGTCATTAGGCTTTGACAGAGCATCACTACCTCTGAGAAGAGAGCTGTATCAGTTTAAAGAGCCTCAGTCCAACACAGATTCTGAGTCCTAtttcacaacaaacacagtccAGCAGGTTATTTTGGAGCATGAAGAATATGATTGTCCAGTATCCAAGATCCCGTTGCGTGAGAGGCCTGAACAACTCTTTAAACAAAGCTGTGTTTACATTGTAACTGGAGGGCTCTCTGGTTTGGGACTAGAGACAGTTAAGTTCATCGTACATAACGGTGGTGGTTGTGTTGCAACACTGTCCAGAAGAACTCCATCAGAGAAAATCCAGTGTGAAATGGATCTCCTCCACAAAAGCAATGGAGTTGCTGTCATAAATGTCCAGTGTGATGTTTCTGCACCGACACAGGTTGTGGATGCCATCTCAAAGATCAGACAAAGATTCCCTTCTTGTCCAGTAAAAGGAGTGTTTCACAGCGCCGCAGTGTTGCACGATGCACTGGTTGAATCCCTTGATGAGTCACTCTTCAGGAAGGTGCTGCAGCCTAAAGTCAGTGGTGCTTTAAATCTCCACTATGCAACACTTAATGACAAACTTGACTTCTTTGTGTGCTATTCTTCCATCTCATCATTCCTAGGTAATGCCTCCCAGTGTAACTACGCAGCAGCCAACTCTTTCCTCGACACATTCTGTCATTATCGTAGAAACCTTGGGCTCGCTGCTCAGTCCATCAACTGGGGACCTTTGAACCTCGGCCTGCTTCAGAACAAAGACCACTTCCAAAAGTTCTTGGAGGCAAAAGGGATGGTGACCATGGATGTGCGTGAGGTTCATGAGGCacttaaaaaatgtcttttgaTGAACAGGCCCCAACAAGTAATATGCAAATTCAACTTCCAAAATCTCAACGTTCACGTTCTTTCACAAAATGCTTCTCTCAGAGAAAGACTGTCAACTTTAGTGAAAATGGAAGTCAAAGATGAAATGAATAATGACCCCGGACTCCAGTGTTTGACTTCCACACATGAGTGTGTGAGGACAATTGTCAGTGACATAATTAATGTATGTGCAGATGAACTGGGTGATGAGTCCACTCTGTATGCGCTGGGGATTGACTCCATGTTAGCTATGACTTTGCAGAACAAGATTTTCCAGGAGACAGGAGTAAATGTACCTTTGGTTATAATACTGGACCCCAACACTACAGTGGCCAGTTTGATAACTGGTGTTTTAAACAGTGGATAG